ATCAGGAAGTAGGGTCGGGGTTCGAGCCCTCGATGGCGGCCCAGGTTTAACAAGATAACCTTGCCAATCTGGCAGGGTTATTTATTTTCAGCGTTTGGCTATCTCTTCTGTAAAGCAAAATAAAAAAACAGCGCAGTTAAGTTCTGTTGGTCAGGTGTGTAAGCAACCCTTTCTCTTCATAATACACAGTCATGAACGTTAAAATATTAAGCACCCGCTAGTGTATGCTGTGTTTATTATTACGTTTCAATCCACGTAATTGTTCATAGCTTCCTGGATACGTTTAAATATTGCATACAGCATTTTACTTTCATTCCGCCACTATGTTTTTGAATACCCACCACATACGGATTATGAATGATGAGTAAGACGCTGAGAACTGCATGGTTTCTACTGTTTCTGTCTTTTTTCTCAGTTGCAGGCTATGCAGGTTCTTCTCCTGCCTTGCTTCACGGGCAAAAAAGTAGCTATGTTCGACATTCTTCAGGAGAGGGGGATATTGCCGAGAATCCTGACGAGCACGTCCGGGAATCGACTGAGCAATTCTTCCGCAGGATACAGAGTTAAATTCTTCCTGTTTATAAAAGCACGCTATCGCCAACCTGCCACTGGGCAGGTTTTTTTATTTCAGGCTGCGGTGGCCGCTGCATAAATTCTTACAACCGGATCCGCTACTACTTCCATCCAGGAGCCAGGAAGACTCTGGAAAGGGCTTGCTGTGAGGACAGAAAATGGCTGCTGAAGTGAGGAGCATTCCATTCATTACCTGCATCAGGCGATAAAAACGCAAAAAAATGTTTCTGCGTCGCATAAAGATGACTTTCAGCTCTCGACGTATTGCGTTGTGCTGCATATGATGCTTGGGTTTCGCTTTAATAAAGGGAGAGAAGAGATGCGTTCAGCGTTTTGGGTGGGGTGCGCCGTTTTATTGCTGTCGGCATGCAGTAGTGAACCTGTGCAGCAGGCTACGGCTGCTCACGTTGTGCCAGGTATAAAGGCCGCGATGTCTAACAGCGGTCAGGCAAATTGCGCAATGATTGGCGGATCATTATCTGTCGCGCGTCAGCTTGACGGTTCGATGGTGGGAATGTGTGCATTGCCGAATGGCAAACGCTGTAGCGAACAGTCGCTTGCCACCGGAAGCTGCGGTAATTACTGAACGTTATTCGCGCGGGTATAAATCAACGTCTGCGATGCGGTTGCCAGCGTTAACTGGTCGCCGGTCAAATCGATCTGCGCGCCATTATTCAGCATGGCCTGGATAGTATGATCCAGCTCGTTACGCTGCGGATCTACGCACATCATCATGGTCATGCCCATGTGCTTCACGGTTAATGCGCCGTCAGAGAGTTTTCCCTGGCCCATAAAGCCGTTGCACATTTTGCCAGAGACGCGCAGATCCTTGTCAAAACGGATTTCCGGCGCCGGGCTCTGGTCAGAAGCCGTCACTGCTTTGCCGTTAAAGGTAGTCAGTACAAAGCGCTGGTTAGCCAGTTGCTCCGGTTTAAGGGTATCAGTACGGGAACTGACACAGGCGGAAAGGGCAACGCTCAACGCAATTAAAGGGATAATTTTTTTCATCTCTTCCTCTAAGAATTTTCCATTCAGGGCGGGGATTTTAACAGGGTTCGCCCGGGTGTCACTGGGCTTTAATCTTAAAACGGCTCCCCAGGCCGGGGAACCGCACAGACCGCTTAGAACAGCGCGTTCGGGCAACTTTCACCGTCACGTAACTGGCGCAGGTTTTCCAGCGTGGTCTCAGAAATACTGGTCAACGCCTCGGCGGTCAGAAACGCCTGGTGGCCGGTGAACAGCACGTTATGGCATGCCGACAGGCGACGGAACACATCGTCCTGAATCACATCGTTGGATTTGTCTTCAAAGAACAGATCGCGTTCGTTTTCATACACGTCCATGCCAAGCGCGCCAATTTTCTGCGTCTTCAGCGCATCAATCGCCGCCTGCGAATCGATCAGACCGCCGCGGCTGGTGTTGATGATCATCACGCCGTCTTTCATGCGTTCAAACGCACTTCGGTTCAATAAATGGAAGTTTTCCGGCGTCAGCGGGCAGTGCAGGGAGATAACATCGGCCTGGGAAAACAGCGTATCAAGATCCACATACTCAACGCCCAGTTCCAGCGCCGCCGCACTCGGATAGGGATCAAACGCCAGCAGGCGCATACCGAACCCCTTCAGGATACGCAGTGCCGCAACGCCGATTTTGCCGGTACCAATCACGCCAGCCGTTTTGCCATACATCGTAAAGCCGGTCAGACCTTCGAGCGAGAAGTTAGCGTCACGGGTACGCTGATAAGCTCGGTGAATACGACGGTTGAGCGTCATCATCATGCCAATCGCATGTTCCGCCACCGCTTCCGGTGAGTAAGCTGGCACGCGCACCACCTGCAGCCCAAGCTCTTTGGCTGCATCAAGATCGACGTTGTTGAACCCGGCACAGCGCAGCGCGATAAATTTCACGCCCAGTTTTTTCAACTCTTCCAGTACCGGGCGGCTACCGTCATCATTGACGAAAATACAGACACCTTCACAGCCGTTGGCGGTTTTGGCGGTCTTTTCCGTTAACAAAAAGTCGAAAAATTCAAGATCGTAGCCATAATGCTCGTTTACCTGCTGCAAATACTTTTTATCGTATTGCTTTGTGCTATATATCGCGAGTTTCATAAGGCTTTCTCCAACGGTTTCCTGCCTACATTATCACTGTTTAAAATTATTATGTAAACCTTCAAATTTTATTGATAATCATAGGCCTGATGAATGTGTCTGCTTTCAGTATAACTGCTGCAGTGCCGACAGTATTAGCGCAGCTGCTTGAGCGTGCTGTTAGCGCTCCAGTTAATGATAAAAGCCAGCAGCACGCTGATAATCCAGGGGATTTTCGAGTCGTGAAACACATTTGCACTGAGATAATCACCAAACGTAAAACAGGTGAAAATGGTGGCGCCCGCAAACCAACCGCGGATCAGAGAACCTTTTGTGAACATTCCTTAAACCTATCGCGTAATAATTTCGCAGCAATATCGTCCTCTGTTACTGAAAATGCAACAGCCAGACTATGATTAAAGCGGCTCACGCTTTTAACAGGGCGGTTAAACATGTCACAATATCCGGCATAACTGGCTTAATCACACGATAAATCAGGATATTAGCTGCCCATGAAGGGTAAATACAAAGCCGCCATCGCTCTGGTTTTATTATTTGTACTGCTGCCGCTAACGTTACTGATGACGCTGGCGCAATGGGTGCCGACCCTTGCCGGGATCTGGCTACCGGCCGGTACGCGCATCGCACTGGAAGAGCGCCCGCGCTTTACCCGCCATTCCCTGAACATTCCCGATCTGCGCTACTGGGTTGACGATTGCCAACTGGCGTGGCTGCAGAATGCTGAGCTTACCCGCCCCAGCCGCTGGCAGTTACATGCGGGCGCGTTGACGATCAATAGCGCCTGTCTTAATAAGCTGCCGGCAAACAACACGCCATCAACCGCGCCGCGAACGCTGAGCGAATGGCAAGCGATGCTGCCTTACACCTGGCTTACGGTGGATCGGTTAACCGTTTCGCCGTGGCAATCATGGAGCGGCAAATTGTCGCTGGCGTTGACCCCTGACATTCAGCAATTGAGTTACAACGGTGAGCGCGTGCAGCTTGAAGCCCGTCTGCACGGGCAGGCGCTGAACGTTAACCGACTCGCGCTACATCTGTTTGATAACCAGCCGCCATTCACGCTCGGTGGCGAATTTACTCTGCCCGCTGTTCCGGATGGATGGCCCGTTAATGGCCATATGCAAAGTACGCTCACTCTGCCACAGCAACCTGGCCTGGTGGATGTTGATATGGAGTGGCGCGAAAATGAAGGGCAGACGATTGTTATGTCGCGCGACAGCAGCGATCCGCTGCTCGACTTACCCTGGCAGGTGACCGGCGAGCAGCTCGCCATCAGCGATGGCCGCTGGAACTGGCCGTATGCCGGTTTTCCGCTGAGTGGGCGCGTCGGGTTGAAGATCGACAACTGGCAGCAGGGGCTGGATAAGGCGCAGATAAGTGGTCGGCTGAACGTGCTGACGCAGGGTGAAGCCGGTAAAGGCAATGCCGTGCTGACGATAGGTCCGGGGCGGCTAAGCATGACCGACAGCGCCATGCCGCTGCAACTGACCGGAGAAGCGAAGCAGGGCGATCTGGTGTTTTACGCCGTATTACCGGCGCAACTGAGCGGCAGTTTTGATGACCCGCAACTGGCGTTTACGCCCGGCGCGCTGCTGCGTTCGCGCGGGCGGGTGATCGATTCACTGAATATTGATGAGGTACGCTGGCCGCTGGCGGGCGTAAAACTGACCCGGCAGGGCATCGACGGCCGTTTGCAGGCGATTCTTCGCGCGCACGAGAATGTGATGGGCGATTTTCGTCTGCATCTCGACGGGCAGGCGCAGGATTTTTTGCCGGATAATGGCGAGTGGCGCTGGCGTTACTGGGGTGATGGTCATTTTACGCCGATGAATGCGCGCTGGGACGTTGCCGGTCGCGGTGAGTGGCAGGACAACACCATCACGCTGACCGATCTTTCAACCGGTTTTGATCAACTTCAGTACGGCACCATGCAAATTAGCGCGCCCCGTTTGGTGCTGGATGCCCCGGTGAAATGGGTGCGGGATGAGGAGAAGCCTCAGTTCAGCGGCGCGCTGACGCTGGATGCCGGGCAAACGACTTTTAGCGGCGGCAGCCATTTGCCCGCCTCGCAACTCAAATTCAGCGTCGATGGCACCAATCCCACCGATTTTCAGTTTAAAGGGGCCCTGAGTGCTGATGCGATTGGCCCTGTGCAGGTGAATGGCCGCTGGGACGGCGAACGATTGCGCGGGCAGGCCTGGTGGCCGCGTCAGTCGCTCAGCGTTTTCCAGCCGTTGATCCCACCAGACTGGAAGATGAAGCTGCTTAATGGCTCGCTCTACGCTCAGGTGGCGTTTTCTGCGGCGGCCGGGCAAGGTTTTGAAGCCGGTGGGCACGGCGTGCTGAAAAGCGGCAGCGTCTGGACGCCGGATAATGAAATCAGCGGTGTCGATTTTGTGCTGCCGTTCCGCTATCGCAATGCCGCCTGGCAACTGGGTACCCGCAGGCCGGTATCGCTGCGCATTGGCGAAATTGTTAACCAGGTGACCGCCAAAAATATCACTGCTGATTTGCAGGGGGCCTGGCCGTGGAGCGAAGAAAACCCGCTCATTCTGAGCGATGTCAGCGTTGATGTGCTCGGCGGCAAAGTCACTATGCAGCAGCTACGCATGCCGCAGCACGATCCGGCGCTGGTGCGCATCAACCATATTTCCTCCAGCGAGCTGATCAGCGCGGTGAACCCGAAGCAATTTGCGCTTTCCGGGCCTTTTGACGGCGCGCTGCCGCTATGGCTGGATAATCCGCAATGGATAATTAAGGACGGCTGGCTGCACAACCCGGGCCCGATGACGCTGCGTATCGACAAAGATACCGCAGATGCGGTAGTGAAGGACAACATGGCGGCGGGCGCGGCGATCAACTGGTTGCGCTATATGGAAATTTCCCGTTCCTGGACAAAGATAGATCTGGATAATCTTGGCGTGTTAAAAATGCAGGCTGCCATTCGCGGCACCAGCTATGTTGAAGGCAAGAGCAGCACCGTGAATTTGAACTATACCCATGAGGAAAACGTCTTTACCTTATGGCGCAGTTTACGTTTTGGCGACAATTTGCAGTCATGGCTTGAGCAACATGCCGCGCTTCCCCAGGTGCGCTGTGCGAAGGGCGAAAAGTGTGAGGAAAAACAATGAAAACCCCGATAGCCGTGCCGGTGCTGGCAATAACCACCTTGCTGGCTGGTTGTACGCCACGCATCGAGGTGGCGGCACCGAAAGAGCCGATCACCATCAATATGAATGTGAAGATCGAGCATGAAATCCACATCAAAGTGGATAAAGATGTCGAAACTCTGCTGAAATCACGCAGCGATCTGTTCTGAGGCCATCATGATGAAAAAACGACTGCTGATGGCATTGCTGGCGCTGAGCCTCGCCAGCACAACCGCGCAAGCATTGACGCTGGACGAAGCCCGTTCACAAGGGCGGGTGGGGGAAACCTTAACCGGTTACATTGCACCCGTCAGCCACGATAAAGAGACGCTGGCGCTGGTGGAGCGCATTAACAAAGCGCGTGCCGAAAGCTACCAGCAACTGGCCGATAGCAACAACATTCCCGTTGACGATGTGGCGAAGATGGCGGGTCAGAAACTGGTAGATCGCGCCCGGCCCGGTGAATATGTGCAGGGCATTAACGGTAAATGGCTGAAGAAATCGTCAGCGGTGCATTGATATCATCACTGAGGTGCTGGCGTAACCACGCCAGCGCCTGTTCCGCCCGCTGTGTTATCGGCCACTCCGCGCGGTGAGTCAGCCACAGCGTATCGACAACATTGACCGGATGGTTGTCAACCTGCAACAGCGCCTGGCGCGGAAAGGCCAGCCGCGCATAGCGCGGTAATACAGTAAAGCCTAGCCTGCGTGAAACGGGTTCCGGTATCAAACCAATATGGTTAATAAAACCACTCACCCGTATGCTTTGCATGCCCGGATTGCCGGGGAAACGGCGGCTGAGCAGCCGCGTCGCCATCGCATGTCCATCCGGATGGCTGATAAAACCCAGCGCTTGCAGATCCTGCCAGCTATTGGCGGTACAGCCAGCGGGAAGCACCAGTTCAAGCGGTTCTTCGGTGAATTTGTGCGCTGTCAGACGCGTGTCATCCGGTTGCTGCGTGACCAGCCCTAACTCGTAGCGGCCGGCCAGCACTTCCGCGATCACCGAGTGATTGGGCGACACGCGCAGGCGAATGGTCAGCTCAGGCCGTTGCTGCTGCAAATTGAGCAGTAGTGGGTAGATGCGCAACCCGATGCTGCTCGGGCATATCACACTGATTTCGCCGCCTGCTTTATCTTTATCTTCCAGACGATTTTGCAAACGCTTATCCGCCTGTTCCAGCTCCTGGCAATAGTCGCGTAACGCATTGCCTTGCGGCGTCAGCTCCAGCGTTCTTTTGCCACGCAAAATCAGCGGGCCGGTTTGTTGTTCCAGTTGGCGAATATGCTGGCTGACCGCCGCCTGGGTAATGCCAAGCTTATCGGCTGCACGGGTAAACGATCCGGCCTCAATCAGGGCGCTAAATGAACGTAAAAGCTGTGGGTTAAACATAATGAATATTTATAGAGTTCATAAGGAAATGCCTATTTTCATTATAATTAGCCCAGTATAGGCTTGTCCATCTGCTTAGCGTACAGCCCAGATTAACGTGGTGAATCCCCCTATGCGGCGGGGCGCTTTTGATCGTGAAGAACATTGCTGCGCAGGCTACGGGATCAAACGTAGCTTACCGGGAGGCACCCGGCACCACTCCTCAGTTCTGCTTTTTTCAGGATCCCTTATGGACAATGCCGGGCTTTTATCGCGTGTACACCTGTTGTACCTGGCGTCGCATAATTTGCGTCTGCTGATTGATCAAAAAATTAAAGACAACCACATCGGTTTTAATGGCTGGATGCTTCTCGTCTGTATTCGTAACGAACCGCAGATTGTGACGCAACGGGAGATCGCGCTGCGCATGGGGCTGAAGGAGCCCAGCGTCGGCGAGCTGATCAAACAGCTTATGAAACAGAAATTGCTGGTGCGGGCGGTCAATACCAGTGACCGGCGCAAATACGCCATCAAAATCACCGATCAAGGCGTGGCGATGTATGACGAGATCCAGCAGGCGCTACAGCCGCTGTTTCACACTATTTTCCCCGGGCAGATGGAACAGTTTGATGAATTACTGCAAACGATCCTGGCAGCGACAAAGCGCTATACGGCAGAGTAGAGCGGGGAGAAACCCTCCCACCGGATGGTGAGAGGGGGAATATCTTATGCAGCGACCAGGCTGTCGATCGCCGCTTTGGCGTCGGTCTGCGCTTTGGTAGCGACTTCCGGGCCGTAAGCGATGCCTTCAGCGAACACAAAGTTCACATCGGTAATGCCGATAAAGCCGAGGAACAGCTTCAGGTATGGCGCTACCAGGTCAGACGGGGTGTCTTTGTGAATGCCGCCACGGCTGGAGAGGATCACCGCGCGTTTGCCTTTCACCAGGCCTTCCGGGCCCGCTTCGGTGTAACGGAAGGTCACGCCAGCGCGAGCGACGAGGTCGAAGTAGTTTTTCAGCTGTGTCGGGATGTTGAAGTTGTACATCGGGGCATTAATCACGATCACATCATGAGCCTGCAATTCAGCGATCAGCTCATCGGAGAGTTTCAGCGCTTCCTGCTGGCGCGGTGTCAGCGGAGCATCGCTCGGACGCAGCGCGCCAACCAGCTCGCCATCCAGCACCGGAATCGGGTTTGCAGCCAGATCGCGAACGGTGATTTGATCGCCGGCGTGTTTCGCGCTCCACTGTTCAACGAAATAGTCAGCCAACTGGCCAGACTGTGAGTACCCTGCCAAAATACTGGATTTAAGAACTAACACTTTACTCATGGGTGGTTCCTTTTTGTATTGATATGGGGTCGCCCCGTAATTCGTGACACTGTATGCACAAAATTCTGCGATGAATAGCGCAATATATCGAATCCTATGTTCGAATTTCTTGAACAAGGCAAGCCGTGCCACGATGTGATATTCTACGTCCATTAAGAACTTACGCAGTTTCCCGGCAGTGCTCTGCCCAATAACGTTATGACAGAACAACATACCTTAACAATTTCCGATCTATTGCCGCGTCTCGACACCCTGATGTTGCGCGACAGACAACGCTTCTCTCGCCGCCTTCACGGCAGCAAGAAAGTTAAAAATCCTGAATCTCAACAGGCACTGCTGCGGCAACTGGCGCAGGAGATTGCCGACGCGGCGGGAAAAGTCACGCTGCGCGAAGCGGCACGTCCGCAAATTGATTATCCGGACAACCTGCCGGTCAGCCAGAAGAAACAGGCCATTCTTGAAGCGGTGCGCGATAACCAGGTGGTCATCGTCGCCGGTGAGACCGGTTCCGGTAAAACGACCCAGCTACCGAAAATTTGCATGGAGCTGGGGCGCGGCGTGAAAGGCCTGATTGGCCACACGCAGCCGCGTCGTCTGGCGGCGCGCACCGTGGCGAACCGTATTGCTGAAGAGTTGAAAACGGAACCGGGCGGCTGCATCGGTTACAAAGTCCGTTTTAGCGATCACGTCAGTGATAACACGATGGTCAAACTGATGACCGACGGTATCCTGCTGGCGGAAATCCAGCAGGATCGTCTGCTGATGCAGTACGACACCATCATCATCGATGAAGCGCACGAACGCAGCCTGAACATCGATTTCCTGCTCGGTTACCTGCGCGAGCTGCTGCCGAAGCGCCCGGATCTGAAAATCATCATCACTTCTGCGACGATCGATCCGGAACGCTTTTCGCGCCATTTCAACAATGCGCCAATCATTGAAGTTTCCGGTCGTACTTATCCCGTGGAGGTGCGCTATCGTCCAATTGTTGAAGAAGCGGATGACACGGAACGCGATCAGTTACAGGCGATTTTTGATGCGGTTGATGAGCTCGGCCGTGAAAGCGCGGGCGATATTCTGATCTTTATGAGCGGCGAGCGTGAAATTCGCGATACCGCCGATGCGCTGAGCAAACGCGATCTGCGCCATACCGAGATCCTGCCGCTGTATGCGCGTTTGTCGAACAGCGAACAGAACCGCGTTTTCCAGCCGCACAGCGGGCGGCGCATCGTGCTGGCGACCAACGTGGCAGAAACCTCGTTGACCGTGCCGGGCATCAAATACGTGATCGATCCAGGTACGGCGCGTATCAGCCGCTACAGCTATCGCACCAAAGTGCAGCGTTTGCCGATCGAGCCAGTCTCGCAGGCTTCTGCTAACCAGCGCAAAGGCCGCTGCGGACGCGTTTCGGAAGGGATCTGTATTCGTCTCTATTCGGAAGATGATTTCCTGTCGCGCCCGGAATTTACCGATCCGGAGATTCTGCGTACCAACCTGGCGTCGGTCATTCTGCAAATGACAGCGCTGGGGCTGGGCGATATTGCCGCATTCCCGTTTGTTGAAGCGCCGGATAAACGCAATATCCAGGATGGTGTGCGTCTGCTGGAAGAGCTTGGGGCCATTACGACCGACGAGCAGCAAACCGCCTATAAACTAACGCCGCTGGGCCGTCAGCTTTCACAACTGCCGGTGGATCCGCGTCTGGCGCGGATGGTGCTGGAAGCGCAGAAACATGGCTGCGTGCGTGAAGCGATGATCATCACGTCGGCGCTGTCGATTCAGGATCCGCGCGAACGTCCGCTGGACAAAAAACAAGCGTCGGATGAAAAACATCAGCGCTTCCACGACAAAGAATCTGATTTCCTTGCCTTTGTAAACCTGTGGAACTACCTCGGTGAGCAGCAAAAAGCGCTGTCGTCGAATCAGTTCCGCCGTCAGTGCCGGGTGGATTATCTCAACTATTTGCGTGTGCGCGAATGGCAGGATATCTACACCCAACTGCGCCAGGTGGTGAAAGAGTTAGGCATTCCGGTGAACAGCGAACCGGCAGAGTACCGCGAAATTCATATCGCGCTGCTGACCGGGCTATTGTCGCATATCGGCATGAAAGATGCGGAAAAGCAGGAGTATACCGGCGCGCGCAATGCCCGTTTCGCCATCTTCCCCGGTTCGGGTTTATTTAAAAAGCCGCCAAAATGGACCATGGTTGCGGAGCTGGTGGAAACCAGCCGTTTGTGGGGGCGCATTGCTGCCCGCATCGATCCGGAGTGGGTGGAGCCGGTTGCGCAGCATCTGATCAAACGTTCGTATAGCGAGCCGCACTGGGAGCGGGCGCAGGGCGCGGTGATGGCGACAGAAAAAGTCACCGTTTACGGGCTGCCGATTGTCGCCGCGCGCAAGGTGAACTACAGCCAGATCGATCCGGCGCTGTGCCGTGAGTTGTTTATTCGTCATGCGCTGGTGGAAGGCGACTGGCAAACCCGTCACGCCTTTTTCCGCGAAAACCTGAAACTGCGTGCTGAAGTGGAAGAGCTGGAACATAAATCCCGCCGCCGCGACATTCTGGTGGATGACGAGACGCTGTTTGAGTTTTACGACCAGCGCATCAGCCATGAGGTGATTTCGGCCCGTCACTTTGATAGCTGGTGGAAAAAGGCCAGCCGCGAAACGCCGGATTTGCTCAACTTTGAAAAGAGCATGCTGATTAAAGAGGGCGCGGAGAATGTCAGCAAACTCGACTATCCGAACTTCTGGCATCAGGGCAACCTTAAGCTGCGGCTGAGCTATCAGTTCGAGCCTGGCGCGGATGCGGACGGCGTGACGGTACATATCCCGCTGCCGTTGCTGAACCAGGTAGACGAGAGCGGTTTTGAATGGCAGATCCCCGGCCTGCGCCGCGAGCTGGTGATTGCGCTGATCAAATCACTGCCAAAACCGACGCGGCGCAATTTTGTTCCGGCGCCGAATTATGCCGAAGCCTTTCTTGGTCGCGTGACGCCGCTGGAGCTGCCGCTGCTGGATGCGCTGGAGCGCGAATTACGCCGTATGACCGGCGTGACCGTTGACCGCGATGACTGGCACTGGGATCAGGTGCCCGATCACCTGAAAATCAGCTTCCGCGTGGTGGATGACAAAAACAAGAAGCTGCTGGAAGGGCGCTCGCTGGCGGAACTGAAAGAGAGCCTGAAAGGTAAAGTGCAGGAAACGCTGTCGGCGGTGGCCGATGACGGCATCGAGCAGAGCGGGCTGCATATCTGGAGTTTCGGCACGCTGGCGGAAAGCTACGAGCAGAAGCGCGGCAACTATAAGGTGAAAGCCTGGCCGGCGTTAGTGGATGAACGTGACAGTGTCGCGATCAAGCTGTTCGATAATCCGCAGGAGCAACAACAGGCAATGTGGCGCGGAATCCGCCGTCTGCTGCTGCTCAATATCCCGTCGCCCATCAAATACTTG
The Kosakonia oryzae genome window above contains:
- the hrpA gene encoding ATP-dependent RNA helicase HrpA; translation: MTEQHTLTISDLLPRLDTLMLRDRQRFSRRLHGSKKVKNPESQQALLRQLAQEIADAAGKVTLREAARPQIDYPDNLPVSQKKQAILEAVRDNQVVIVAGETGSGKTTQLPKICMELGRGVKGLIGHTQPRRLAARTVANRIAEELKTEPGGCIGYKVRFSDHVSDNTMVKLMTDGILLAEIQQDRLLMQYDTIIIDEAHERSLNIDFLLGYLRELLPKRPDLKIIITSATIDPERFSRHFNNAPIIEVSGRTYPVEVRYRPIVEEADDTERDQLQAIFDAVDELGRESAGDILIFMSGEREIRDTADALSKRDLRHTEILPLYARLSNSEQNRVFQPHSGRRIVLATNVAETSLTVPGIKYVIDPGTARISRYSYRTKVQRLPIEPVSQASANQRKGRCGRVSEGICIRLYSEDDFLSRPEFTDPEILRTNLASVILQMTALGLGDIAAFPFVEAPDKRNIQDGVRLLEELGAITTDEQQTAYKLTPLGRQLSQLPVDPRLARMVLEAQKHGCVREAMIITSALSIQDPRERPLDKKQASDEKHQRFHDKESDFLAFVNLWNYLGEQQKALSSNQFRRQCRVDYLNYLRVREWQDIYTQLRQVVKELGIPVNSEPAEYREIHIALLTGLLSHIGMKDAEKQEYTGARNARFAIFPGSGLFKKPPKWTMVAELVETSRLWGRIAARIDPEWVEPVAQHLIKRSYSEPHWERAQGAVMATEKVTVYGLPIVAARKVNYSQIDPALCRELFIRHALVEGDWQTRHAFFRENLKLRAEVEELEHKSRRRDILVDDETLFEFYDQRISHEVISARHFDSWWKKASRETPDLLNFEKSMLIKEGAENVSKLDYPNFWHQGNLKLRLSYQFEPGADADGVTVHIPLPLLNQVDESGFEWQIPGLRRELVIALIKSLPKPTRRNFVPAPNYAEAFLGRVTPLELPLLDALERELRRMTGVTVDRDDWHWDQVPDHLKISFRVVDDKNKKLLEGRSLAELKESLKGKVQETLSAVADDGIEQSGLHIWSFGTLAESYEQKRGNYKVKAWPALVDERDSVAIKLFDNPQEQQQAMWRGIRRLLLLNIPSPIKYLHEKLPNKAKLGLYFNPYGKVLDLIDDCISCGVDKLIDEAGGPVWTEEGFAALHEKVRAELNETVVEIAKQVEQILTAVFNINKRLKGRVDMTMALGLSDIKAQMGGLVYRGFVTGNGFRRLGDTLRYLQAIEKRLEKLAVDPHRDRAQMLKVEQTQQAWQQWLNKLPPARRDDDDVKEIRWMIEELRVSYFAQQLGTPYPISDKRILQAMEQISA